CTCTGGATCTTCGGCCCCATGCTTCCCGGGGGAAAATGCCCCTCGTCCATCCAGCCGGCCATCTCGTCGGCGGTCGCCTCGGTCAGCTCGCGCTGTTCCGGCCGGCCGTAGTGCAGCGCCACCCGGTCGATGCCGGTGATAATCACCAATTGCTCGCAGCCGAGCAAGCGCGCGAGCAGACTGCCCGCAAGATCCTTGTCGATCACGGCCTCGATGCCGTGAAGGGCCCCGTCCCACTGGCGCGTGACCGGGATCCCGCCTCCCCCCGCCGCGATCACGACGGCGCCGCTTTCGACCAGCTCGCGGATGGCGCCGATCTCGATCACCTCGAGAGGACGCGGCGAGGCCACGACGCGGCGATAGCCGCGACCCGAATCCTCGACCACCGTCCACCCCTTCTCGCGCGCCAGAAGGCGGGCCCGCTCCTGGGTGTAGAAGGGGCCGATCGGCTTGGTCGGCCTGCGGAAGGCCGGATCGCGCTCGTCCACCAGCACCTGCGTGACCGCGGTGACCACCGTCCGGTCCCCCAGGCCGATCCGCTTCAGCTCGTTCTGGAGCAGCTGCTGCATCATGTAGCCGATGCCGCCCTGCGAGTCGGCCCCGCACACGTCGAGCGGCATCGGGGGGATCTGGTCGCGCGAGGCCTCGTTCCGGATCAGGATGTTCCCGACGATGGGCCCGTTGCCGTGCGAGAGCACCACCCGGGCGCCGTCGCGGATCAGCGCCGCGATCGGCTGCATCGTGGTCCGCGTGATCGCGCACTGCTCCTCGAACGTCCCCGTCCCGCGCGCGGGGAGGATCGCGTTGCCGCCGAGCGTGATGAAGACGCGTCGCGCCGGATCGCTCATGGAATCGCCGAGCCGCCGGACAAGGTCGCGCTCATCGATTCATCGCGCGGCCTTGCTGTGGCTCTCGACGAAGGCGCCGAAGCGCTTCAATCCCTCCCGGATGTTGTCGATCGAGTTGGCGTAGGAGAAGCGCAGGTAGCCCTCGCCGAACGAGCCGAACGCCGTTCCCGAGAGCGCCGCGACGCCCCCTTCCTCCAGGAGCGCGTGCTCCACCTCGGAGGACTTCATCCCGAGCCCCTTCACGTTCGGGAACACGTAGAACGCCCCCGAGGGCTTGGCGCACGTGACGCCCGGAACCTCGTTCAACCCCGCCACGATCGCGTCGCGCCGGCGGCGGAACTCGGCCACCATCGCCTTCACCTCGTCCTGCGGCCCGCCCAGCGCCGTCGGCGCCACCCGCTGCACGAACGACGTGGCGCACGAATAGACGTTCGTGGCCAGCCGCGCGACATGTTTGGCGAGGGTTGGGTTCATGACGCCGTAGCCCAGCCGCCAGCCGGTCATGGCATAGGTCTTGGAGAAGCCGTCGAGGAGGATCGTGCGCTCCTGCATGCCGGGGCGTGTCGCGATCGATTCGTGCACCCCGTCGTACAGGATCTTCGAGTAGATCTCGTCCGAGAGGACCCAGATGTCCTTGCCCTTCAGGAGGGCGGCGATCTGATCGAGGTCGGAGGGGTCGAGAACCGATCCGGTCGGATTGTGCGGCGAGTTCAGGATCAGCATCTTCGTGCGCGGGGTGATCAGCGCCTCCACGTCGGCCGCGCCGAAGCGGAAGCCGCGCTCCTCGCGCAGCGCGAGCGAGACCGGCGTGCCGCCGGCGAAGCGGACCGCCGACTCGTAGATCGGGAAGCCCGGGTTGGGAACGATCACCTCGTCGCCCGGATTGACGCAGGCGAGCACCGCGAAGGTGAGCACCGGCTTTCCGCCGGGCGTCACCACGACCTGGTCGGCGGCCACCGTCAGCTTGCGGTCCCGCGCGATGTGGGCCGCGATCGCCTCGCGCACTTCCGGCAGGCCCGCCGAGGGGCCGTAGTGGGTGAATCCCTCCTCCAGCGCGCGCACCGCCGCCGCGCGAATCGCGGCCGGCGTGTCGAAGTCCGGCTCTCCGATCTCGAGATGCACGACGGAGCGTCCCTTCGCCTCGAGCGCCCGCGCCTTGGCGAGCACCTCGAAGGCGGTCTCCGTTCCCAGCTGGCTCATCCGATCCGCGTAACGCATGCGATCCCCCGATCCTCCAGAGTCTCCCCCTGGACGATTCTATTGGTCTCCCCGCCCCCACTCGATGCGGAGCGAGCCCGCGGACGATCCCTCTCCCTCCGGCGCCGCGGCGTCGGAGACGAGCGCTTCCAGTCGAAATCCACCCATCCGAACCCAGGCCCGGCCCGAAGCGGCGATGCCGGAGCCCGCGTGCGCCGCGATCGTCTCCGCTCCCGAGGGCGCGAGCGACGCGGTCCATGCGGCCGGCGCGTCGCCCTCCGACCCGCTCCGCGCGGCCGCGCGCCGTGCCTGCATCACCAGCACGGCTCCGGCGCGTCCCCGCGCCGACAGCGCCAGCCGCCCCCCGAATGCCGACGCGATCGCGCTCCCGGCCGCCCGGCGGGAATCCCGCACGGATACGAGGACCGAGAACGCGCGACCGCGCTCGCGCGCGATGCCGACGTCCGCGATGGCGTAGCGCTCGCCGCCGCTTCCGCTGGAGGACAGGAGCGCGTCCTCGGCGGCACGCGCCCCGAGCCGCATTCGTATCGGACCGCGACCGGCGTCTCTCACCGTCGTCTCCAGCTCGACACGCCCGTCGTCGGCCGGCGCCCGCGCCGACCACGGACGCCAGGATAGCCGCGCCCGCATCGGGCCCAAGCCCCAGCGCGCCACGAGCTCCCCCGCGACCGGCCTCGCTTCGCCCGGCCTTCGGCGCCAGCGCGCCTCCACGGCGAGCGGCCCGGCGGAGCGAACGGCCTCGGCGAGGAGCTCCGGACCCCGCTCGCGCGAGAGGAGCACTTCGCAGGAGAGGCGATCCTCTCCGGCGGTGCGCCCCAAACCCGCCGACAGCGAACCGGCGCGCCGGGCGCCGCGGACCGCGCCCGCGGCGACCGTCGCGGCCAGCGCTCCATGGCGCCAGGCGAATCCGCCCGCGTGAAGGAGGCGATCATCGCCGTCGTTCCCGATCAGCCCCCAGGCCGCGACCGGGCCGGCGGCAGCCGCCGTCGCCGCTCCGCGCACGGCGGGGCTCGACGCGCCGCGCGGCCCCTCCAGCATCGGCAGGCCAGACTCGAAGCCGGGCTCGGGCCGTCGCGGGGCGCGAAGCGTGCGCGTGAGTCCGAGCGCCTCACCGAAGAGCGACGGCGGACGGCGCACCACGATGGCCCCGGCCACCAGAGCCGCGCGGGGTCCGCGCCGGATCCCCAGCGTGCCCCAGGCCGCGCCGTTCGCGAGCGCCAGCCACTCCGCTCGCACCGAGCCCAGCGGACGCCACGCCGCCTCCGCCCAGACGCGCTTCGGCTTCCAGCGACCCTCGCGAAGGTCGGACCGCGCTCCAGCGCCGGGCCCGGCCTCGGGACCCCTCTCCTCGAGACGGTCGGGCGCCTCGAGATCGCCGGTCTCCTCGGGGAGCCACACGGCGGCGGACTCGGCGTCCGCGGCCGCACACGCGTGCGGGGCGGCGGCGAGCGCCGCGAGGAGTCCCGAAATCGCTAGTTGCCTTTTCCGTCGCATGATAGCAAAGCGGAAAGGGGCCAACAACGCGACCCGGAGCGGTGCCGGAGCGCCCGCACGGGCGACGTCGCAAGCTGAACGCAGCACACGATTTCCCTCGACTTCGGCGCCGCGATCGGTTATCATGCCGCCCTTAGCGCACCCACGCTCGGTTTCCGGTCGCTTGCCTCTGTCGCGACACCTCGGACTCCAAGGGATCACGAAGGCGACATGCCGCGTCTCCCATCCCGGATCACCGTTCCCCCTCGTTTCCAGGCTGCGCCCCGTATCGTCCGGAGGACTCCCCCCATGCGCCCGCTTCGTAGCCGCATTGTCTTCCTCGCCCTCGTTCTCGCCGCCGCGATTCCGGCGTCGGCTCATGCGGCCCGCACGGCGCCCGCCGGAGTCGAACCGCCCCCGGCCGGAGTCGTGCGGAATCAGGCATCGTCGCTCGAGCTCATGCCCCCGGGGATGAAACCGGGCCGCATCCAGCGCGCGCCCGCGGCCGGTGAGACGCTCTATGTGTTTCGCGACAGCCTGGAGACGCGATCCAGCCCCAACAACGAGGGGGGCTGGTCGCACTACGACCAGTCGCTCAAGCCGACGGCGTGGCACGTCGACAGCCTGCTGAGCTGCCAGGGAGCGGCTTGGTGGTGTGGGCTCGTCGACTCGACCTGGATCTACGACACGAATCGGGCGGGCTACGACAACGACTGGACGCAGTACCTCTCCAACATCGTCGACCTGAGCGGGATTCCGGCCGGAACGCCGGTGACGCTCGGATTCCGGCACCGGTTCAACGCCGAGCCGCTGTACGATTTCGGCAGCGTCCAGATCTTCGATCCCGACGACGCCGACTGGAACAATCTCGCGACGTTCACGGGAGCGGTCCCGAACAATCAGAACAACTGCGACACCGTGACCGTCGTCATCCCCGACTCGACCCGGCTCAAGTACAACCCGGTCTCCTTCCGATTCAAGTTCACGTCGGACGTCGGATATTCCTCGGCCGACGGGCTCTACAACGGGGATGGCTGGATCATCGACAACGTCACGATCAAGGCGGGAACCGACGTCCGGCTGTTCGACGACGGCCACGGCAACGCGGGCCACTGGTCGGTCACGACGAATCCGGGCGTGGGAGACCTCTTCTGGCTGAGCGGCAACCTCTTCACCGAGGACGTCTGCTCCAGCAACACGTCGAAGGTCTGGACCGGGTGGGATCCCGTCGTCCAGTCCCTGGTCCCCCGCATGGACGACCTCTTGAACATGCCCCCCGTCGCGATCAACCGGGCGTCGGACGCGTTCGTGGAATTCGACGTCTACCGGAACCTGCCGCTCCAGGCGTGCTTCTACTACCACCTGAACTTCCGCACGAAGAACGTGGGCGGGAATTGGAGCGCGTGGCAGGATCCGACCTTCTTCGTCTACTACGGCGGCAGCAAGGACTGGGCGCGGCAGCGGATTCCGCTCCCCGGCGCGGGCGAGCACGATTCGCTTCAGGTCCAGCTGGGCCTGCGCGACTACTCGGCCACCTTCTGCGACGGCATCTCCTCGCCGAACGGCGTCTATGCGTTCTTCGACAACGTCGCCATCGGCGTGATCGGCACGGCGCCACCGTCGTTCGTGGTGCGCGATCTCGATCTCTTCAACGATACGTTCTCGACGACGCCGTTCTACAAGGACGACAACTTCAACAGCGCCGTCGGCGACACGACGGTGGTCAACGTGAACACGTCGCTGGGGTACAAGCAGGGGTTCCTGTTCTACCGGACGGCTCCGAGCGGCGCCTTCAGCTCCACGCCGCTCGTCAACGTCGCGCCGGCGATCCCGACCCGCTTCTACGCCGACGTGCCCGCCGCGAGCTATGCGGCCGGCACGACGCTGCAGTACTACTTCTCCGCCACCGACAGCATGAACAACACGGCGACCTATCCGACCGACGCCGTCTCGGCGCAGCACTACCTGACCGCGTCGATCCTGCCCCTCAAGACGGCCACCAACCCCGGAAACGGCTGCTTCGACAGCCTGGCCACCATTCTGTTCGTGAACCACTTCTCCGGTCGCGAGACGTCGCCACGGATCGCCGACGCGCTGAAGGCGCTGGGGTACAAGTTCGATACCTGGGACGTGAACGGACCGAGCAGCGGCGTGGGGAACTGCCTGGGAGGCTCCGATCCCAACGACATCCAGTACCACTGGCCCCCGACCAACGTCGCCTCGCTGACGCAATACAAGACGATCATCTGGCACTCGGGGGATCTCTCGTCGTTCACGATCACACCGCAGGACGAGGCGGTCTTGCAGTCGTGGATCCAGCAATCCGGACGGGACCGGAACCTCTGGATCACCGGCGACGACGTGGGGTACGAGCTGACGGCCAGCGGCGCCGATTACAACAGCTTCATGGGATTCACCGCCGGAGCGCGCTACCTGCGCGACAGCTGGGAGACGCAGCCCGCCGATACGCTCCACCCGATGGTCTCGGGCGTGGCCGGCGGTCCGGCCGCCGGGCGGTTCTTCCACCTGAACGGGGACTGCCCCATCATCAACAAGTTCGACCTCATCACTCCCTCCAACCAGGCGCAGTCCGGCGGCAAGTGGGGCGTCCTGCTCCGCTACCCGAACACGCAGCCCGCCGCCACGCGCTATGCCACGAAGTACGTCTCGTTCGGCACCGACAGCGCGCGGGCCGTCTTCATGGGATTCAGCTTCAACTCGATCGAGGAGGGCGGCGAGCGCCTTCAGCTGGCCAAGGCGATCACGCAGAGCTATTTCCTGGAGAACCCCTGCTACTCGCCGACGGCGGTGCTCGAGGATCCCGCGGGCCAGGCTCCGCCCGTTCGCACGCAGCTCTTCCAGAACGCGCCCAACCCGTTCAACCCGGCCACCACGATCCGCTTCTCGGTGGCGCAGCGCGGCCCCGTCCGGATCGACATCTTCGACGTCGGCGGCCGCCACGTGCGCACCCTCGTCGAGAAATCCTACGAGCCGGGCGTGTACACCGCGCGCTGGGACGGCGTGGACGACGGCGGCCGGCCGCTCGCGAGCGGCGCCTACTTCTATCGCATGACGGCACCGGGCGCCTCCGACGCCAAGAAGCTCATTCTGCTCCGCTGACCTCGGCGCGCGATCGCGCGCGAGGCGTTCCTCCGGGGGGCGGTCCGCGGTCGTCGCGGGCCGTCCCCTTTCGTCACCGGCGAGACCGACGCTCAGGGAGGCGATGCCGTCGCCGGCCGCGCCGTCCAGGCGGCCCGCCGCGATCTCGAGGCGCCCCCATCGCGCCGCGAGCGAAAAGCCCAGCCGGCCCGGACCCTCACCGCGCGCGGCGCGCAGGGTGAGGAGCGACGCGACCGGCAGCTCGATCGCGAGGCGGGGACTTCTCCGCCCCGTCCGCTCCCAGCGGTCGGCCAGCGCGACCGTGACGCCGCCCGACCGCAGCCGCACCACCGCCGCAGCGGAGGGACCGGCCCCGAGACGCTCGGCGCCGCGGCTCCGGACGATCCGGTCGGCGTCGAGGACCACCTCGAGGTTGCCGCGAGCGCCCGCGAGCCGCGCGGCGATCCCCGCGCCCCCGGCCCACCCCGCGGCCTCCGGATCGCCCGCGAAGCGGAGCGCAAGCCGTTCCATGCGCGCGCGGATCCGGATCGCGCGGGGGCCGCGCTCATCGAGCGCGAGGGATTGGACCGACTCGGAAAGGTCGGGCGTGCCGGCGCGCGACCAGGCGGCGAGGACCGTGAACCGGGGCCACCCGCGCCCCGCCGCGACGCGGTCGGCCGCGAGTCCGGGCACGCCGTAGAGCGAGGCATGGCTCGCTTCGGCGATCCAGGCGGGCGCGCGATCGCGATCGTGGATCGGATCGAACGCGAGGTCCGCCGACGCCGCCCCGAGGGCCGATGGAGCCGCGCTTCGAAGGTCGAAGGCGGCGCGAGCCACCCCGCCGGGCGGCGGTGCCGCGAGCACCGCGAAGGCCGCGACCAAGCCGAGTGCCGGGCGGCGCGCCACGACGCCGAGTGCCGGGCGGCGCGTCACCGGGCGGTCCCTGCCGCCGACACCGCGACCGGGATCGCCGTGCGCCGCGGTCCGCGCCCGTCCTCCGCGACGGCCTCGGCCGCGACGACGTAGAGTCCGGGGCGCACCCACGCTCCGCCGGCGTCGCGGCCGTCCCACGCGAATGCGCCCTCGCTGGCGTAGCGCTGCCCCGCCACCAGGGTGCGCACGCGGCGCCCGAGAAGATCGTAGACCTGGACGACGAGCGAGCGTCCGCGCGCTTCCGGCGTGAGACGGAAGAGAAGCGGCGGCCTATCGGCCCCGCGGCGAAGCAGGCGCCCGCTCGCGAGCAAGAGCGCGCCGCGCGGAGCGAAGCCCCCCTCGGGGGCGCGGAGCGAATTGGGCCGGCCCGGGGTCGCCCGCGCCGGATCCACGCACTCGCCGAAGGTCCCGGGCTGATGGCCCGGCAGATCGGGGGAGAGCCGCTCCAGACTCCCGCCCCGCGAGACCGCCCGCGCGTCGTAGCGGATCACGTCGCAGGGAATGGAGTCGGACCCCATCACGCGCACGAGATCGGCGAAGCCGTCCGGGCCGTCGCCGTCGTTCAAGGCCGGCCAGGAGCCGGCGAGGCCGAGCACCGTCGTCGAATCCAGTCCATACCGGGCGCGCACGGCCGCGGGATCCTGGGCGATGACCAGGAGCGTCCCCGCCGTCGCCGCGCGCGGGACCGCCCCGCGCGCGACCGGCCGCGGCGGCGAGGAGCCGTCGGATAGCGCGAGAGCGCCGACGTCCGGCACCACGTCGCGAAACCAGAGCTCCACCCACTCCCCCGCGCCGGCATCGTGGAATTCGATCTCGTTCACCACGGCGGGCGCGGCGAGGGTCCGTCCGGAGATCCAGGCGGTGTCGGCGAGATCGGACGCGGGCGCTGCCCCCTCCGCGGGCGCCGCGCGCAGGCGCACGCGGAGCGGCCCCGCCGTCGCGGCTTCGAGGCGGAGGTCGACCGACGCGCTCTCTCCCGGCGCGAGCGCCACGCCCCGCGCGACGGCCGCGGGGAGCGCCTCTCCGCGCCCGGCGCCGCTCGGCGAGGCGTCCTCCCATTCCGCCAAGAGCCGCCAGCGCGAGGCGGCCAGCGGAAGCCGGCCGCGATTGACGATGCGCGCGCGGAGCACGACCGTTTCGCCGGGCCAGGGCACGACGGGATCGAGGCTCGTACCGCCCGGCACGAGCGCGACCCGCTCGTCCGGGTGGTTCGCGCGCCCGGGCGTGGGCGCCGGCTCCTCTTCCCAGTCGTCGGCGTTGCTCTGCGCGCCCGCCCCGTCCACGCGCCGGGCCAGGCTGTGGCCCGACGCCGCGTCGGGCGCGGGGGCTCCCAGGGAGAGCGATGCCGCTTCGAGCGCGCCATAGCCGAGCAGGTCGAGAACGACGCCGTCGCGCACGAGGCGCAGCGCGTCCGGCCCGTTCTGCAGCGCGCTCGAGAGGCTCCGGACGAGAAACGGCGCGCGCGGAGGGATGGTGTCGGCGGAAGCCCCGCGGTAGGCCGCGGTCCAGACATCCGGGCGCGAGCCGTCCGCCGTCTCGATCACGACGCCCGCGAGCGCGACCGGCGAGGGCCCGGGATTCCACAGCTCGACCCACTCGTTCCCATCGTCGGTGCCGGCGGGATCGTAGAGCACTTCGTTCAGCACGAGATCAGCGCGGGCTTGCGCGGGGCCGAGCGGCGGCGGCGCGCCGGGCGCGGAGAGGCAAGCGGCGAGGGCGAGCGCCGCGAGCGACGGGCGGAACATGACGACCTCCGATTTCCGGAGGCGCGGGGGCGATGGAACGGAACGAAACCGGCTCGGGTGCCGGGCGGCGACGCCGCGGACTCGGCGCTCGGGAGCGCCGCCTCACTACATCAGATGGAACCGGCGCCGGAGCGCCCACTCGAGCGCGAGCCCGAGCACCAGCACGACGAAGAGGAGCGGATTGTGGAAGAGGTCGATCTGGGCCAGGCGCGATCGGACGAGATCCGGCGACCGCAGCCGCTTCATCACGGCCTCGGGATTTCTAAGAGGCGCGCTCGCGCCGCCGGAGCGCTCGGCCAGGCGCGCGAGCACGTCGGGCTCGGCCGCGAGCGATTCGAACTCGATCCCCTGCGCTCCGACCGCCACGCGAACGCTGTCCATGCCGACCAGGCTTCCGCCGCGCTCCACGCGCCCGACGAGGAGGTAGACCCCCGGCGCCACCGCCAGCGAGCCGGTGTAGACGCCCGGCTCGGCCAGGGTCAGCGCCGCGCCACCCCCGGCGCTGGCCGAGCCGGATCCCTCGGCCGCGGATCCGCCCGAGGGAAGCCCCGTCGCGCCGATCCGTCGCGCGCGCACGCTCGCGGTCGCGCCGGGGCCGAGCGGCTGGGACACCGTGACGCGCACCGCCATGCTCCGCCCTTCCGGGGTGATGTCGGGCGCCGTGATGCGCACCGGCCGGTCCTCGCCCGAGGCGGCGAGCCATCGCGTGGCGCCGCCGAAGAAGGCCGCTTCGACGCCGGCGCCGTTTCCGAATCCTGCCGCGGTGAGCCCCCAGCGATAGACGCCCGCCGCGTTCAGGACGAGGACCCGGCCCGCGCCGACCTTCCCCGCCATGACGAGCGGGATGTTGGCGTCGTCCACGCGCACGGTCAGGATCGGGACGACGGCGGTTCCGGTCGCGCGGAGCGCGACGGGGGGCTTCACGGGAGGAAGCCCGCGCCAGGTGCTGGCCGCGCTCGCCGCGTCCCCCTCGAGCAGCGTGACTTCGTGCACCCGTCCGGCCGGAGTCAGGTCGGCGGGCGCGTCCAGGCCGGGGTCCCGCCCCCAGAAGCCCCACGAGAGGCCCAGGGCGCGCGAGAGGGGGGACTCCGGCGGCATGCGGCCCTCGGGATCGATCCAGAGAAGAAGCCCGCCGCCGCGCTCCAGGTAGCGGAGCAGCGTCTGCGCCCGCTCGGGCGTCATCGTGCGGGTGTCGTAGCGGACGACCGCGGCCTCGGCGTTCTGGAGCCGCGCGGCCAGCGACGAGGTCGCGCCGTCCGGCGCGCTGACGGCATCGGCCCCGGAGGAGGTGAGGCGCTGCGCCGCCCACGAGGTGTCGGACTGGATGCCGCGCGCGAGCGACCGGAGGTCCCAGTCCCACGAGGAAGCGAGCACCGGGACCGTGCGCTTGGCGGGACGCGCCTCCACGGCGATCAGCCGCGCCTTGTTCTCGCGCATGGGATCGCCCGGAACGGGATCGAGCGAGACGGAGAGGAAATGCTTCCCCGCCGTGAGCGGGGTCCAGGGAAGACTCACGCGGCTCGATGCGCCGGGACCGGCGAGCGCGTACGGCGACTTCGCCAGCTCACGCCCTCCCTCCCCCAGGCGGATCGTGCCGCG
This genomic stretch from Candidatus Binatia bacterium harbors:
- the arcC gene encoding carbamate kinase → MSDPARRVFITLGGNAILPARGTGTFEEQCAITRTTMQPIAALIRDGARVVLSHGNGPIVGNILIRNEASRDQIPPMPLDVCGADSQGGIGYMMQQLLQNELKRIGLGDRTVVTAVTQVLVDERDPAFRRPTKPIGPFYTQERARLLAREKGWTVVEDSGRGYRRVVASPRPLEVIEIGAIRELVESGAVVIAAGGGGIPVTRQWDGALHGIEAVIDKDLAGSLLARLLGCEQLVIITGIDRVALHYGRPEQRELTEATADEMAGWMDEGHFPPGSMGPKIQSAIEFLRGGGREVVITSPGNLIPALAGQQGTRIRRD
- a CDS encoding pyridoxal phosphate-dependent aminotransferase; amino-acid sequence: MSQLGTETAFEVLAKARALEAKGRSVVHLEIGEPDFDTPAAIRAAAVRALEEGFTHYGPSAGLPEVREAIAAHIARDRKLTVAADQVVVTPGGKPVLTFAVLACVNPGDEVIVPNPGFPIYESAVRFAGGTPVSLALREERGFRFGAADVEALITPRTKMLILNSPHNPTGSVLDPSDLDQIAALLKGKDIWVLSDEIYSKILYDGVHESIATRPGMQERTILLDGFSKTYAMTGWRLGYGVMNPTLAKHVARLATNVYSCATSFVQRVAPTALGGPQDEVKAMVAEFRRRRDAIVAGLNEVPGVTCAKPSGAFYVFPNVKGLGMKSSEVEHALLEEGGVAALSGTAFGSFGEGYLRFSYANSIDNIREGLKRFGAFVESHSKAAR
- a CDS encoding FlgD immunoglobulin-like domain containing protein, which codes for MRPLRSRIVFLALVLAAAIPASAHAARTAPAGVEPPPAGVVRNQASSLELMPPGMKPGRIQRAPAAGETLYVFRDSLETRSSPNNEGGWSHYDQSLKPTAWHVDSLLSCQGAAWWCGLVDSTWIYDTNRAGYDNDWTQYLSNIVDLSGIPAGTPVTLGFRHRFNAEPLYDFGSVQIFDPDDADWNNLATFTGAVPNNQNNCDTVTVVIPDSTRLKYNPVSFRFKFTSDVGYSSADGLYNGDGWIIDNVTIKAGTDVRLFDDGHGNAGHWSVTTNPGVGDLFWLSGNLFTEDVCSSNTSKVWTGWDPVVQSLVPRMDDLLNMPPVAINRASDAFVEFDVYRNLPLQACFYYHLNFRTKNVGGNWSAWQDPTFFVYYGGSKDWARQRIPLPGAGEHDSLQVQLGLRDYSATFCDGISSPNGVYAFFDNVAIGVIGTAPPSFVVRDLDLFNDTFSTTPFYKDDNFNSAVGDTTVVNVNTSLGYKQGFLFYRTAPSGAFSSTPLVNVAPAIPTRFYADVPAASYAAGTTLQYYFSATDSMNNTATYPTDAVSAQHYLTASILPLKTATNPGNGCFDSLATILFVNHFSGRETSPRIADALKALGYKFDTWDVNGPSSGVGNCLGGSDPNDIQYHWPPTNVASLTQYKTIIWHSGDLSSFTITPQDEAVLQSWIQQSGRDRNLWITGDDVGYELTASGADYNSFMGFTAGARYLRDSWETQPADTLHPMVSGVAGGPAAGRFFHLNGDCPIINKFDLITPSNQAQSGGKWGVLLRYPNTQPAATRYATKYVSFGTDSARAVFMGFSFNSIEEGGERLQLAKAITQSYFLENPCYSPTAVLEDPAGQAPPVRTQLFQNAPNPFNPATTIRFSVAQRGPVRIDIFDVGGRHVRTLVEKSYEPGVYTARWDGVDDGGRPLASGAYFYRMTAPGASDAKKLILLR
- a CDS encoding lamin tail domain-containing protein; amino-acid sequence: MFRPSLAALALAACLSAPGAPPPLGPAQARADLVLNEVLYDPAGTDDGNEWVELWNPGPSPVALAGVVIETADGSRPDVWTAAYRGASADTIPPRAPFLVRSLSSALQNGPDALRLVRDGVVLDLLGYGALEAASLSLGAPAPDAASGHSLARRVDGAGAQSNADDWEEEPAPTPGRANHPDERVALVPGGTSLDPVVPWPGETVVLRARIVNRGRLPLAASRWRLLAEWEDASPSGAGRGEALPAAVARGVALAPGESASVDLRLEAATAGPLRVRLRAAPAEGAAPASDLADTAWISGRTLAAPAVVNEIEFHDAGAGEWVELWFRDVVPDVGALALSDGSSPPRPVARGAVPRAATAGTLLVIAQDPAAVRARYGLDSTTVLGLAGSWPALNDGDGPDGFADLVRVMGSDSIPCDVIRYDARAVSRGGSLERLSPDLPGHQPGTFGECVDPARATPGRPNSLRAPEGGFAPRGALLLASGRLLRRGADRPPLLFRLTPEARGRSLVVQVYDLLGRRVRTLVAGQRYASEGAFAWDGRDAGGAWVRPGLYVVAAEAVAEDGRGPRRTAIPVAVSAAGTAR